In Paralcaligenes sp. KSB-10, the following are encoded in one genomic region:
- a CDS encoding SurA N-terminal domain-containing protein encodes MFDFIRTHQRLMQLLLLVLILPSFALIGVSGYSTYVSGNHDLVKVAGSAVTLQDFDQARRNQLQQMQQNNRATFDPTALDNEPARKALLDSLIDRKVLIATATKEHFSVSDAALRQAIASIPELQVNGQFSAERYNEVLKSIGASSKDFEQGRRAELALDRVLGPIAISARVPKPVLGSIEQALTAERTVRVHSYLASDYQKGIEISDADVKAWYDQNKAKLELPEQVDAQYLLLNEAAAMQGLPAVSTEEMQKYYEQNKARYVQPARIMLSHILITVPVGATEAQRKTAFDEAQKVAKKVAADKSKFAEIARTDSQDAGTAKDGGRLGWITKGSWPAALEKAVFALKKGEVSGVIDGPGGYHIFEANDVQPEKGESFEQAKSKVESEVRRQLGADRFADMATKLTSLVYDNQGSLQPAADALGLKIKAADGIARDRLLSAAEVGDKAASSSADASILDDARVRRALFSSQVLTDKQNSGVIEISPDTMVVVRVGKIVPAQVPPMEKVSALIRKQLVSERALAAAEKAGQAALADLQKAGAAKVPDDFGAPLTVSRINPQNLTKPLIDAALAAPAKSLPAFEGVKGLHGYTIVHVKQAQAGKTDDPMLATLPAELAKAWGQAEEHAVLQALRGQAKIKMLPEAEKALSGEAAQGS; translated from the coding sequence ATGTTCGATTTTATCCGCACGCATCAGCGTTTGATGCAGCTTTTGTTGTTGGTGCTGATTCTTCCGTCGTTCGCCCTGATTGGGGTGAGTGGCTATTCCACGTATGTATCGGGCAATCATGACCTCGTCAAGGTGGCCGGGTCGGCGGTGACCTTGCAAGACTTCGATCAGGCCCGTCGCAATCAATTGCAACAAATGCAGCAAAACAATCGGGCTACCTTCGACCCGACCGCGCTCGATAACGAACCTGCCCGCAAAGCCTTGCTCGACTCCTTGATCGACCGCAAGGTGTTGATTGCAACGGCGACCAAAGAGCATTTCAGCGTTTCCGATGCCGCTTTGCGCCAGGCTATTGCCTCCATCCCCGAGCTCCAGGTCAATGGGCAATTCTCGGCGGAGCGCTACAACGAGGTTTTGAAGTCCATAGGTGCCAGCAGTAAAGACTTTGAACAAGGGCGCCGCGCCGAACTTGCCCTGGATCGCGTGCTTGGCCCAATAGCCATATCGGCCAGAGTACCGAAGCCAGTGCTTGGCTCGATCGAACAGGCGCTTACCGCCGAACGCACCGTGCGTGTGCATAGCTATCTCGCCTCCGACTATCAAAAAGGCATAGAGATCAGCGATGCCGACGTCAAGGCGTGGTACGACCAGAACAAGGCAAAGCTGGAGCTGCCCGAACAGGTGGATGCACAGTACCTGTTGCTGAACGAAGCGGCCGCCATGCAGGGTCTGCCCGCGGTCAGCACCGAGGAAATGCAGAAATATTACGAGCAGAACAAGGCCCGTTATGTGCAGCCCGCCAGAATCATGCTCAGCCATATTTTGATTACCGTGCCGGTCGGGGCAACCGAGGCCCAGCGTAAAACAGCGTTCGACGAAGCCCAGAAAGTAGCGAAAAAAGTGGCAGCCGACAAAAGCAAGTTTGCGGAAATCGCCCGCACCGACTCGCAAGATGCCGGAACAGCTAAAGATGGTGGGCGCCTGGGCTGGATTACCAAAGGGTCCTGGCCTGCCGCACTCGAGAAAGCCGTTTTTGCCCTTAAAAAGGGCGAGGTGTCGGGCGTGATCGACGGGCCTGGGGGCTATCATATTTTCGAGGCCAACGATGTCCAGCCTGAAAAGGGCGAGTCTTTCGAGCAGGCCAAATCCAAAGTCGAGAGCGAAGTGCGCCGCCAGCTCGGCGCCGACCGGTTTGCCGATATGGCGACCAAACTGACAAGCCTGGTGTATGACAACCAGGGCAGTTTGCAACCCGCGGCCGACGCGCTTGGCCTGAAAATAAAGGCTGCCGACGGAATTGCCCGTGACCGTCTGCTGTCGGCCGCCGAAGTCGGCGACAAGGCAGCGTCTTCCAGCGCCGATGCGTCGATTCTGGATGATGCGCGTGTACGCCGCGCCCTGTTTTCCAGCCAGGTCCTGACCGATAAGCAGAATTCCGGGGTGATTGAAATTTCTCCCGACACCATGGTTGTCGTGCGTGTTGGCAAGATTGTTCCGGCACAAGTGCCGCCGATGGAAAAGGTTTCAGCCTTGATACGCAAGCAGCTTGTCAGCGAACGCGCATTGGCTGCCGCCGAGAAAGCTGGCCAAGCTGCCCTGGCTGATCTCCAGAAAGCCGGTGCGGCGAAAGTGCCGGATGATTTCGGGGCGCCGCTTACAGTCAGCCGCATTAATCCCCAGAATCTGACCAAGCCGCTCATCGATGCCGCTCTGGCCGCTCCGGCCAAGAGCCTGCCTGCGTTTGAAGGCGTCAAGGGCCTTCACGGATACACCATCGTGCATGTCAAACAGGCCCAGGCAGGCAAGACAGACGACCCGATGCTGGCAACGCTGCCGGCTGAATTGGCCAAGGCGTGGGGACAGGCCGAAGAACACGCCGTTCTGCAGGCTTTGCGCGGCCAGGCCAAAATCAAGATGTTGCCCGAGGCAGAGAAAGCGCTGTCCGGCGAAGCGGCACAGGGTAGCTGA
- the ugpQ gene encoding glycerophosphodiester phosphodiesterase, whose product MTDSSAPWPYPKIIAHRGAGRFAPENTLASMRLGAEHGFSMVEYDVKLSKDGIAILLHDDSIERTSNGSGNAGEQSFGDLARFDFGAWHSQAYAGEPIPTLYSVAAFTQANQILSNIEIKPHTGAETETGTRVALLARKLWAKAAIPPLLSSFSETALEAALEAAPELPRALLVAGALPDDWQARLIRLKCIGLNMGNKHTTEHVVRTVRGAGYKMAIWTVNDPGRARELFDWGCDAIFTDEIKTITPDF is encoded by the coding sequence ATGACAGACTCTTCGGCCCCATGGCCATATCCGAAAATAATTGCGCACCGTGGAGCCGGCCGCTTCGCGCCGGAAAATACGCTTGCATCGATGCGCCTGGGAGCGGAACACGGCTTTTCCATGGTCGAGTACGACGTCAAGCTCAGCAAGGACGGAATCGCTATCCTGCTGCATGACGACTCGATTGAACGTACGTCCAACGGCAGCGGAAATGCGGGGGAACAATCCTTCGGCGATCTGGCCAGGTTCGATTTCGGCGCATGGCATTCGCAGGCCTATGCCGGCGAACCCATCCCCACCTTGTACTCCGTCGCCGCTTTTACGCAGGCCAATCAGATTTTAAGCAATATCGAAATCAAGCCGCACACGGGCGCCGAAACCGAAACCGGCACACGGGTTGCCCTGCTGGCCCGGAAGCTCTGGGCCAAGGCGGCGATTCCCCCCCTGCTCTCGTCTTTTTCCGAGACCGCGCTCGAAGCCGCCCTCGAAGCCGCGCCCGAACTACCCCGCGCCCTGCTGGTGGCCGGCGCCCTGCCCGATGACTGGCAGGCCCGCCTGATACGGCTGAAATGCATAGGCCTCAACATGGGCAACAAACACACCACCGAACACGTCGTTCGAACCGTACGCGGCGCGGGCTATAAAATGGCCATCTGGACGGTCAACGACCCAGGCCGCGCCCGCGAGCTGTTCGACTGGGGTTGCGATGCCATTTTTACCGACGAAATCAAAACCATTACGCCGGATTTTTAA
- a CDS encoding 23S rRNA (adenine(2030)-N(6))-methyltransferase RlmJ, with amino-acid sequence MFSYRHAFHAGNHADVLKHAIFVHILDYLNLKEAPYWVMDTHAGAGIYDLTSDWAVKNGEFIDGLDRVLGANPMPALIERYLEEIRHFNPDDVANAYPGSPWLALHALRDRDRLRLFEMHPSEIDVLRHNLAQQGRLALRRTAVYESDGFSGLKALLPPPTRRGVVLIDPSYEDKADYRKTLQTVTDGLKRFATGCFAIWYPLVQRRESQELARSLERLKETAWVHATLTVRKPTGDGYGLHGSGMFIINPPWTLYKELEQTLPWLSEKLAIDDRASYTLTQHAV; translated from the coding sequence TTGTTCAGCTACCGACACGCATTCCACGCGGGCAACCATGCCGATGTGCTCAAGCACGCCATCTTCGTGCACATTCTGGATTACCTCAATCTCAAAGAGGCGCCTTATTGGGTCATGGATACCCACGCCGGTGCCGGCATCTACGACCTGACCAGCGACTGGGCCGTCAAGAATGGGGAATTCATCGACGGGCTGGATCGGGTCCTGGGTGCCAACCCCATGCCGGCCCTGATCGAACGCTATCTCGAAGAAATACGGCACTTCAATCCGGACGACGTAGCCAATGCATATCCGGGATCTCCCTGGCTCGCGCTGCATGCCCTGCGGGACCGCGATCGCTTGCGATTGTTCGAAATGCATCCGTCGGAAATCGACGTGCTCAGGCACAACCTGGCACAGCAGGGCCGTTTGGCGCTGCGCCGTACCGCCGTTTATGAAAGCGACGGATTCAGTGGGCTGAAAGCCTTGCTGCCGCCACCGACGCGGCGGGGCGTGGTTCTGATCGATCCTTCATATGAGGACAAGGCCGACTATCGCAAAACGCTGCAAACAGTCACCGATGGGCTTAAACGCTTTGCCACGGGTTGTTTCGCGATCTGGTATCCCCTGGTTCAGCGCCGCGAATCGCAAGAGCTTGCCAGGTCGCTGGAGCGCCTGAAAGAAACAGCCTGGGTCCATGCCACCCTGACCGTGCGCAAACCCACTGGTGACGGCTACGGCCTGCACGGCAGCGGCATGTTTATCATCAATCCGCCCTGGACCCTGTATAAAGAACTGGAACAAACCCTGCCGTGGCTGAGCGAAAAGCTCGCCATCGACGACCGAGCCTCCTACACGCTGACGCAACATGCGGTATAG
- a CDS encoding pseudouridine synthase: MEKIRISKLMAEQGLCSRREADAYIERGWVRVDGIVVSELGSKAYPNQKITLEKQAQRRQTSRVTILLNKPVGYVSGQAEQGYRPAVSLIDARSQYRADKSPLRFDPAHLRGLAPAGRLDIDSQGLLVLTQDGRIARQLISEDSDIDKEYLVRVQGKISGNGLAMLNYGLSLDGKPLRPAEVEWQNADQLRFILREGKKRQIRRMCEQVGLKVIGLKRVRMGRIVLGDLPPGQWRYLKEGERFL; the protein is encoded by the coding sequence ATGGAAAAAATACGAATTTCAAAGTTAATGGCCGAACAGGGCTTGTGCTCGCGGCGTGAAGCCGATGCCTATATCGAACGAGGCTGGGTGCGTGTCGACGGAATAGTAGTGTCCGAACTGGGCAGCAAGGCTTATCCCAATCAGAAAATTACCCTCGAAAAACAGGCCCAGCGGCGCCAGACATCGCGTGTTACGATTTTGCTCAACAAGCCGGTTGGATATGTGTCCGGGCAGGCCGAGCAAGGCTACCGGCCGGCCGTTTCGCTGATCGATGCCCGTTCGCAATACCGGGCCGACAAATCGCCTTTACGCTTTGATCCAGCTCATTTGCGCGGCCTGGCGCCGGCCGGGCGCCTCGATATCGATTCTCAGGGCCTGCTTGTGTTGACGCAAGACGGCCGTATTGCGCGTCAGTTGATCAGCGAAGACTCCGATATCGATAAGGAGTACCTGGTACGGGTACAGGGAAAAATTTCAGGTAACGGGCTGGCCATGCTTAATTACGGCCTGTCGCTGGATGGCAAGCCGCTCAGGCCCGCGGAAGTGGAGTGGCAAAACGCCGATCAGCTGCGGTTTATTCTGCGCGAAGGTAAAAAAAGGCAAATCCGCCGCATGTGCGAACAAGTCGGCCTGAAAGTCATAGGCTTGAAACGAGTGCGCATGGGCCGCATCGTCCTGGGCGATTTGCCGCCGGGGCAATGGCGCTACCTTAAAGAAGGCGAGCGGTTCTTATAG
- a CDS encoding chorismate lyase, with translation MPSLSRIQKYWLRRPGALTGGLRQLGRVEIRLIAEHAAGLSPGEAWLLGFPPRIPVWIREIVMSIDDVNCIVARSLTPLKASHGSWHSMRRLHTRPLADMLYRDSAITRSVFFSRRLNRHQAIYGTAKRALGLSAPSAPALLARCSVFRRACEPLAVAECFLPEFWLLAAKQAHKLAIFPDFRPNFQEHKGNS, from the coding sequence ATGCCTTCACTAAGCCGAATACAAAAATACTGGCTGCGTCGCCCGGGAGCCTTGACCGGCGGACTGCGGCAATTGGGGCGGGTAGAAATACGCCTCATCGCGGAACACGCCGCCGGCCTCAGCCCTGGCGAAGCGTGGCTGCTCGGCTTCCCGCCACGCATTCCCGTCTGGATCCGTGAAATCGTGATGAGCATAGACGACGTGAACTGCATCGTTGCCCGCAGCCTTACGCCGCTGAAGGCATCGCATGGCTCCTGGCACAGCATGCGGCGCCTGCATACCCGGCCGCTGGCCGATATGCTCTACCGGGATTCAGCGATCACACGCTCCGTTTTCTTCAGCCGACGCCTCAATCGTCACCAGGCCATCTACGGAACGGCCAAGCGGGCGCTGGGCCTATCGGCCCCTTCGGCACCGGCTCTACTGGCTCGCTGCTCTGTGTTCCGGCGTGCCTGCGAGCCCTTGGCCGTCGCCGAATGCTTTCTACCCGAATTTTGGCTCCTGGCGGCAAAACAAGCCCACAAACTGGCCATTTTCCCCGACTTTCGACCTAACTTTCAAGAACACAAAGGCAATTCATGA
- a CDS encoding MFS transporter gives MSAPTATRPRGRHALTLSCLQALGGVNPAIVIALGGLAGQQLASRPDLATVPVSIYSLGLAFGTIPAALVMKRLGRRTGYLIGTLFGIAAGLVAAYGIFSQAFLIFCLGTLCSGLYAAYVQSYRFAAADAADPAYRTRAISWVMVGGLFGAIIAAQAIILTRNIWPAIPYAASFMAQASIALLAVPLVLSLRTPPTSVREEAVKGGRPLKEIARSPRFVIAVLAGVISYGLMNFIMTATPLAMIGCGHSLQDATLGIQWHILAMYGPSFFTGHIIERFGKIPVTTFGLILIGLAATVALAGVSVSHFWLALVLLGMGWNFGFIGATSMVTDCYRPEEKNRVQALNDFLVFGCVAVASFSSGHVLATQGWNSVNVLVYPFLAFVLLSLLWLWSHDRRARATA, from the coding sequence ATGAGTGCACCCACTGCTACACGGCCAAGAGGCCGCCACGCCCTCACTCTATCTTGCCTGCAGGCACTGGGAGGAGTCAATCCAGCCATTGTGATCGCACTGGGAGGCCTGGCCGGGCAACAACTCGCCAGTCGACCCGACCTGGCTACAGTGCCCGTCAGCATCTATAGCCTGGGCCTGGCGTTCGGCACCATTCCCGCGGCCTTGGTCATGAAGCGCCTGGGGCGGCGAACCGGCTACCTGATTGGCACACTTTTTGGAATAGCCGCCGGCCTGGTCGCCGCTTATGGAATATTCAGCCAGGCTTTTCTGATTTTCTGCCTGGGAACCCTCTGTTCCGGCCTATACGCCGCCTATGTGCAAAGCTACCGTTTTGCCGCCGCCGACGCGGCGGACCCCGCGTACCGGACACGCGCCATTTCGTGGGTCATGGTCGGCGGTTTGTTTGGCGCAATCATTGCCGCCCAGGCCATTATTCTTACCCGCAATATTTGGCCGGCCATCCCTTATGCCGCCTCTTTCATGGCACAGGCGAGCATCGCGCTGCTGGCGGTCCCTTTGGTCCTGTCGCTGCGCACCCCGCCGACGTCTGTGCGGGAAGAGGCCGTAAAAGGCGGCCGTCCCCTGAAGGAAATCGCCCGCTCACCGCGTTTCGTCATTGCGGTACTGGCAGGCGTAATTTCCTACGGGCTGATGAATTTCATCATGACTGCCACGCCACTCGCGATGATAGGCTGCGGGCATTCGCTGCAGGATGCGACGCTAGGCATCCAGTGGCACATATTGGCCATGTATGGTCCAAGTTTCTTTACCGGCCATATTATCGAACGCTTCGGTAAAATCCCGGTTACCACATTCGGGCTGATTTTAATCGGGCTCGCCGCGACAGTCGCTTTGGCGGGCGTGAGCGTATCGCACTTCTGGCTGGCCCTGGTGTTGTTGGGCATGGGCTGGAATTTCGGGTTTATCGGCGCCACCTCGATGGTGACCGATTGTTATCGCCCCGAAGAAAAAAACCGTGTCCAGGCCTTGAACGACTTCCTGGTATTCGGCTGCGTGGCGGTCGCCTCTTTTTCCTCGGGGCACGTACTGGCGACCCAGGGCTGGAACAGCGTCAATGTTCTTGTTTATCCATTCCTGGCCTTTGTCCTGCTCAGTCTCCTATGGCTGTGGAGCCATGACCGCCGCGCCCGTGCCACTGCCTGA
- a CDS encoding amino acid ABC transporter ATP-binding protein: MIEFKNVSKWYGSFQVLTDCTTSVAKGEVVVVCGPSGSGKSTLIKTANALEPFQKGEIWIDGISVGAPKTNLPKLRSRIGMVFQHFELFPHLSVMRNLALAQVKVLGRNEAEALERGRKLLERVGLSAHTDKFPGQLSGGQQQRVAIARALAMDPVAMLFDEPTSALDPEMVNEVLDVMVDLAKEGMTMMVVTHEMGFAKKVADRVVFMDAGYIVEDCSKDDFFDHPEARTERAKHFLSKILSH, translated from the coding sequence GTGATCGAATTCAAGAATGTTAGCAAGTGGTACGGTTCCTTCCAGGTACTGACGGATTGCACGACTTCGGTAGCCAAGGGTGAGGTCGTGGTTGTATGCGGCCCTTCCGGGTCGGGCAAATCGACTCTGATCAAAACAGCCAATGCCCTCGAGCCGTTTCAAAAAGGCGAAATCTGGATCGATGGCATATCAGTCGGCGCGCCTAAAACCAATCTGCCCAAGCTGCGCTCGCGCATAGGCATGGTGTTCCAGCATTTCGAGCTGTTTCCTCATTTGTCGGTCATGCGCAATCTGGCGCTGGCGCAGGTCAAAGTGCTGGGGCGCAACGAGGCCGAAGCGCTCGAACGCGGCCGCAAGCTGCTCGAGCGGGTGGGTTTGAGCGCTCATACCGACAAATTTCCTGGGCAGCTTTCAGGCGGCCAGCAGCAGCGTGTGGCGATTGCGCGTGCCCTGGCGATGGATCCTGTGGCCATGCTGTTCGACGAACCCACATCGGCGCTCGATCCGGAAATGGTCAATGAGGTGCTCGATGTCATGGTCGACCTGGCCAAGGAAGGAATGACCATGATGGTGGTTACCCACGAAATGGGGTTTGCCAAAAAAGTGGCCGATCGCGTTGTTTTCATGGATGCCGGCTATATAGTCGAAGATTGCTCCAAGGATGATTTTTTCGATCATCCGGAAGCTCGTACTGAGCGAGCCAAACACTTTCTGTCCAAGATCCTGTCGCACTGA